The Pseudoxanthobacter soli DSM 19599 sequence CTGAAGTTCGGCCTCGCGCCGCTCGCCGCTCCAGTGCAGCGCGTCGCCGACGACCTCGGCGAGATCGGCGAGCGTCTCCCGGCAGGCGAGCCCCTCGAACGCCATCAGGGTGCGGCGCAGAACGATGTCGCCGAGTCGCTCGACACGCTCCTGCCGGGCGAGACAGGCGATTTCCGCCGCGGAATAGGTCGGCGCGCCGGCGATGGGACGGTCGGTCACCGCGGCGGCGATGGCCGTCGCGACCGCCTCCGCGCCGCTGCCGTAACGACCGGCGAGGTCGCGGACACGGGCGTCGGGCAGGCCGTGGCGGGCGGCGAGCGCCCGGACCCACGCGCCGAGGGCGGCCTCGTCGGCCGGGAAATCGCGCCCGCCGCCGACCGGCAGGGTGCGGGTATCGACGCGGCGGGGGTAATGCAGCCGCCTCAGCACGACGTCGACGATCTGCTCGGCGCAGGCGCGATAGGTGGTCCACTTGCCGCCGACCAGCGTCAGGAGCGCGAACGGGCGGCCGGCCGACGGCTCGCGTTCATGGAGCTTGTGGTCGCGGCTGATGGCGCCGGTGGCCCCCGCGCTCGACACCGGCAGCGGACGCACGCCGGCATACTGGAACACGATGTCCTCGCGGTTCGGCCGGAAGCCCGGCAGCGCGGTGCGCAGGACATCGAGGAGATAGGCGATCTCGGCCTCCGAACAGACCCGGTCGGCCGGATCGTCGGTGCGGATGTCGGTGGTGCCGAGCAGGAACAGGTCGCCCGACAGCCGGTAGATCAGGCAGATGCGGTGATCGGGCGTCTCGAAATAGAGCATGGTGTCGCCGAGTTCGCCGACGAGCCCGGGGGCGCGGATGACGAGATGCGAGCCCTTGGTGCCGCCCATCAGGCGGTCTCGGCTGCCGAGCACGCCGTCGACGCCGTCGACCCAGGGGCCGGCGGCGTTGACGACGACCTTCGGGCGGACGCGGAACTCGGCGCCGCCGATCCGGTCGGTCAGCACCACCGCGCCATCGGCGAAGCCGCTCACGGAGAGGTAGTTCACCGCCATCGCCTGCGGGCAATCGGCCTCCGCGTCGGCGACGAGCTCCACGACGAGGCGCTCGGGATGGGTGATCCGGGCATCGTAGAACTCGCCGATCACGGTGGTCGACGGGTTGAGCGACGGCACCTCGGCGAGCGCGTCGCGTCGCGACAGGATGCGGTGGGTCGGCATCGAGCGCCCGACCTTGCCGAACCAGTCGTAGACGACGAGACCCATCGTCACCACCGCCGCGCCCTTGCGGGAGGGCGTGCGCACCAGGCGCAGCACGCGGCCGAGCGCGGAACCGAGCCCGCCGAACCAGCCCTGCACCGGCACCCAGACCCGCAGCGGCTTCACCACATGGGCGGCGTTGCGCAGCAGCAGGTTGCGTTCCTCCACCGATTCGCGGACGAGCGCGAACTCGCCGGTTTCCAGATAGCGCAGCCCGCCATGGATGAGGCGCGAGGGCGCGGCGCTGGTGCCCCCCGAGAAATCCTCCTGCTCGACGAGAAGCGCCGGCACGCCCTGGGCGGCCAGATCACGCAGGATGCCGACGCCGTTGATGCCGCCGCCGACGATCAGCACGTCCACGGTTCCATCGCCGGCGCCGAGAGCGGCAAGCCGGCGAAGCACTTCGGCGCGGGTCTTCATGGTGGGCCTCATCACTTGTTTCCAGAGCGGCTCTCCGGCCGCCTTCGTTCAGGTCGGGCGCATCCTAAAATCATTCACTTGTGATTACAAGTTAGGATCGATCTTAAGAAGGCAGCTGACCGGGAGAGCGAGAATTGCGCTGAAATCCTCCACTTCAGGCCATTTTCGGCCAGTCCACACTTTCGGGTTGACGCGCCGAGGAAGGGCTGTACATTCAACATATAATAACAAGTTAGGGCCGCAGGGTTTCAAAGCCGCGCCAAAAGCGGCAGCCCTCGGGAGGAAGCGTCGAAGAAGCGGATATCCCGGCCGTGGGCGTGCGGCGGGAAACCTCCCGCTTTGCGTGCCGCTTGCTCCCCGCGCCCTCGGGGAGGTGACAAGATGGCGGAGTGGCTCATCGGCATCGATGCCGGCGGCACCATGACCAAGGCCGCGCTGTTCGACACGAACGGACGCGAACGGGCCTGCGAACGATTTCCGAACCAGATGCTGTTTCCCGCGCCCGGCCACACCGAGCGCGATCCGGACGCGATGTGGCGCGCGGCGGCGAGTGCGGTCCGCCTGCTCATGGAACGGACGGGCGTGGCGCCTGGCGAGATCGCCGGGGTTTCCACCGCTGGTTACGGGTCCGGGCTCTACGTGGTCGACCGCGCCGGCGATCCGGTACGGCCCGGCATCGTTTCCACCGACACCCGCGCCACGAACCTCGTCGAGCGCTGGCGCAAGGACGGCCGCTTTGCGCAGCACTCCCCGCGCATCCAGCAGCGGCTTTGGTGCGGTCACTCCATGACGCTGATGGCCTGGCTCGCCGAGAACGAGCCGGAGATGGTGGCGCGCGCGCACTCCGTGCTGTTCTGCAAGGACTTCCTGCGCGGCCGGCTGACCGGGGACATTTCGTCGGATCCGACCGATGGCGGCATCTCCGGGCTGATGGACAACGTCACCCGCGGCTACCCCAAGGAGGTGCTGCGCGATCTCGGGCTCGAAGCCTGGCTCGACAAGCTGCCGCCGCTTGGCCCCTCCGAGGCCGTGGTCGGCGGGGTCACCGCCCGCGCGGCGGAAGAAACGGGATTGCTGGTGGGCACGCCGGTGGTGCGCGGCCTCGTCGACGTCACCGCAGCGTCCATCGCCTCCGGCATCACGGAGGCGAGCCGGCTCGCCGTCGTCGCCGGCACCTTCTCCATCAACCAGACCCTGCACCGGGCGCCCCGGCTGGAGCACCTGCCGTTCCTGCAGAGCCCCTACCCGATCGACGGGCTCTATCTCGCCACCGAGGGCGCCGCGACCTCCGCCGGCAACCTCGAATGGTTCTGCAAGTCCGTGCTGACGGCCGGCCGAAGCCCCGATCCCGGCGGCCGCTCAATCTACGACATCTGCAACGAAGCGGTGGGCGAGAGCCTGGAACGGCCGAACGACATCCTGTTCCTGCCCTACCTGTTCGGCGGACCGGACGGCGCGCCCGCCGGCTTCCTCGGCCTTTCAGCCGGGCACCAGTTCGGCGACGTGGTCCGCGCCATCTACGAGGGCATCGCGTTCGCCCACAAGGTGGATATCGAGCTGCTTCTGTCCGGCCGCGATGCCGCCCATCCGCAGGCGATCCGCCTCGCCGGCGGCGCGGCGCGTTCGACGATCTGGGCGCAGATCTTCGCCGACGTGCTGGAACTGCCGGTGGAACTGACGGAGGGCAGCGAACTCGGCGCGCTCGGCGTCGCCATCACCGCCTCGGTCGGGCTCGGCATCCACGCCGATTTCCGCACCGCCATCGGCAGCATGGTGCGCGTCTCGCGCCGGTTCGAGCCGCAGGCCCGCCGCTTCCCGGCGCTGCGGGAGAAATATGCCCGCTTCAAGACCGCGACCGCCGCGATGTCCTCGCTCTGGCGTGCGCCGCAGCCTGCGCTCGTCGCCGCCTGAAGGAGAAGGCTCATGTCGATCCTGATCGAGGGCGTCGAACGGCGCCTCGACGGCGAGATCCATCTCGCCGACATCAATCTCGCGCTGACGCCGGGCCGCCTGCATGTGCTGGTGGGACGCACCGGCGCCGGCAAGACCTCGCTGCTGCGCGTCATCGCCGGCCTCGACCGGCCGAGCGCCGGCCGCGTGATGGTGAACGGCCGCGACGCGCGCACCATTCCCCTGAACAAGCGAAAGGTGGCGTTCGTCTACCAGCAGTTCGTCAACTATCCCTCGTTCACGGTGTTCGAGAACATCGCCGCGCCGCTGCGCCGGGCGGGCCTCGCGCGGGCCGCCATCGACGCGCGGGTACGCGAGACGGCGGCGCTTCTCCACATCGACCACCTGCTCGACCGGCTGCCCGCCGCGCTTTCCGGCGGCCAGCAGCAGCGCGTCGCCATCGCCCGCGCGCTGGTCAAGGATGCCGACGTGCTGTTGCTCGACGAGCCGCTGGTCAATCTCGACTACAAGCTGCGCGAGGAGCTGCGTTCGGAACTGCGGGCGATCTTCCGCCGCTCTGGCCGGCTTGTGGTCTACACCACCACGGAGCCGGTGGAAGCGATGCAGATGGGCGGCACCACCATCCTGATGGACGAGGGCCGCATCATCCAGGAAGGCGAGGCGATCGAGGTCTATCGCCGGCCGGCCTCGCTGAAGGCCGCCGAGATCTTCTCCGATCCGCCGATGAACCTCGTGCCCGCGCGGCTCGACGGCGACCGGCTGAGCCTTGCCGGCGTGACCGTTCCCCGCCCCGCGCACATGGCTGAGGCGGCGGAGGGGCCGGCCTTCGTCGGGCTGCGGCCGAGCCAGCTCGCCATCGGCCTCGAAGGCGCGCCGACCGGCATCGCGCTCTCCGGCGCCGTCACCCTCGCCGAGGTCAACGGCTCGGAGACCTTCGTTCACATCGAGGCCGGCAACGCGCTGTGGATCGCCGAGCGCCACGGCGTTCACCCCACCGCGCCGGGCACGCCGGTGATCGCCGCGATCGATCCCGACCGGCTCTACCTGTTCGCACCGGCCGGCCACCTCGTGGCCGTTCCGCCCACCGCCAGCCGCGAGGCGCACTGATGGCCGAGATCCGCATCGAAGGCGTCCGCCACTCCTATTTCCCCTATCCCAGCGAGCCGAGCCACTGGGCGCTGAAACGGGTCGACCACGTCTGGCGCGACGGCGGCGCCTACGCGCTGCTCGGCCCCTCGGGCTGCGGCAAGACCTCCATGCTCAACATCATCTCCGGGCTGGTGCAGCCGAGCGAGGGGCGCATCCTGTTCGGCGGCGTCGACATGACCGACGTGCCGACCGAGCGGCGCAACATCGCCCAGGTGTTCCAGTTTCCGGTGATCTACGACACCATGACGGTGCGGGCGAACCTCGCCTTTCCGCTGCGCAACCGGCGCGTGCCGGAGGCGGAGGCCAAGCGGCGCGTGGAGGACGTCGCCGAGATGCTCGATCTCGGCCGGCTGCTCGACCGGCGCGCCGCGAGCCTGAGCGCCGCCGAGAAGCAGACCATCTCGCTCGGCCGCGGGCTGGTGCGGCCCGACGTGGCGGCGATCCTGTTCGACGAGCCGCTGACGGTGATCGATCCGCAGGTGAAGTTCGAGCTGCGCCGCAAGCTGAAGGCCGTGCACGAGCACCTGAAGCTGACGATGATCTACGTCACCCACGACCAGAACGAGGCGCTGACCTTCGCCGACACCATCGTCATCATGTATGACGGCGAAGTCGTTCAGGTCGGGCCTCCGGAAGACCTCTACGAGCGGCCGCAGCACAGCTTCGTCGGCTACTTCATCGGCTCGCCGGGCATGAACCTGCTGCCGGCGCGCATCGAGGGCGACCGCCTGGCCTTCTGCGGCCAGAGCCTCGCGATGCCTTCGGGGATGGGCCAACGGCTGCCGGAGCGCGCGAGCCTGCAGCTCGGCGTGCGGCCCGGGGCGATGCGCCTCGTTTCCCCCGGCATGGACCGCGACGCGCTGCCGGCGCGGGTGGAGGACGTGGAGCGGCTCGGGCCGTTCTCGGTGGTCGACGTGCGGCTGGGCGATGCCCTCGTCAAGGTGAAGGTCGCAGACGGCGTGCCGATCCCCGCCGACGATGCCGGGCTGGTGCTGCCGCCCGACCACACCCTCGTGTTCGCCGACGACCGGCTGGTGGGAGCGCTCGCATGACGACCAAGACAGAAGACAATCGCGCCTGGCTCCTGATCCTGCCCGTGGTAGCGCTGGTCGCCTTCAGCGCCGTGCTGCCGCTGATGACGGTGGTGAACTATTCGGTGCAGGACATCTTCGGCCCCGGCAACCGGGTGTTCGTGGGCACCGAGTGGTTCCGACAGGTGCTGGAGGACGGCGACATCCGCGACGCCTTCGTGCGCCAGTTCGCGTTCTCGGCGCTGATCCTCCTGATCGAGATCCCGCTCGGGGTCGGCGTCGCGCTGCTGCTGCCGAAGCGGGGATGGACCTCGTCGCTCGCGATCGTGGTGATCGCGCTGCCGCTGCTGATTCCCTTCAACGTGGTCGGCATGATCTGGCAGGTGTTCGCGCGCACCGATATCGGCCTGATGGGCGCGGCGATCGAGGCGCTCGGCATTCCCTTCAGCTATGCCAGCAACGTGTTCGACGCCTGGTTCACCATCGTGGTGATGGATGTCTGGCACTGGGCGCCGCTGGTGGCGCTGCTCGCCTTCGCCGGCCTGCGTTCGATCCCGGATGCCTATTATCAGGCGGCGCGCATCGACGGCGCCTCGCGGCTGGCGGTGTTCCGCTACATCGAGCTGCCCAAGATGTCGGGCGTGCTGACCATCGCCGTGCTGCTGCGCTTCATGGACTCGTTCATGATCTACACCGAGCCGATGGTCGTCACCGGCGGCGGTCCGGGCAGCTCCACCACGTTCCTTTCGATCAACCTCGTGAAGATGGCGGTTGGCCAGTTCGATCTCGGCCCGGCGGCGGCGTTCTCGCTGCTCTACTTCCTCGTGATCCTGCTGTTCTCGTACATCTTCTATACCGTCCTGCAACAGGTGAGCGCAAAATGAGCGATGCCACTCTCCGCGCGGTCACCTCGGCGGGCCCGGCGACTGCCACCCGCGACACGACGGCCGCCGCTGCCCGCCCGCGCACGCGCCGGATGCGCCGCCGCGACGACCGCAGCCTGAGCAGCAACGCGCTGCTCGCGCTCTACATCGTGTTCGGCCTGCTGCCGATCTACTGGCTGATCCGGATGTCGTTCATGTCGACGCCGGACATCCTCGCGGACTTCTCGTTCTTCCCGCGCAATCCGACGCTCGCCAACTACCGCACGATCTTCACCGATCCGAGCTGGTACATGAGCTACTGGAACTCGATCGTGTTCGTGTGCCTCAACACGATCATCTCGCTCTCGGTGGCGCTGCCGGCGGCCTATGCGTTCTCGCGCTATCGCTTCATCGGCGACAAGCACGTGTTCTTCTGGCTGTTCACCAACCGGATGGCGCCGCCGGCCGTGTTCCTGCTGCCGTTCTTCCAGCTCTATTCGACCTTCGGGCTGATCGACACCCATCTCGCCGTGGCGCTGGCGCACTGCCTGTTCAACGTGCCGCTGGCGGTGTGGATCCTGGAAGGCTTCATGTCCGGCATCCCGCGCGAGATCGACGAGACCGCCTATATCGACGGCTACAGCTTCCCGCGGTTCTTTACCACCGTGTTCGTGCCGCTGATCGGCTCCGGCATCGGCGTCACCGCGTTCTTCTGCTTCATGTTTTCCTGGATCGAACTTCTGATCGCCCGCACGCTCACCTCGGTCGACGCCAAGCCGATCGTGGTGGCGATGACGCGCACCGTCTCCGCCTCCGGCCTCGACTGGGGCCTGCTCTCGGCGGCCGGAACGCTGACCATCGTGCCGGGAATGCTCGTGATCTGGTTCGTCCGCAACTACATCGCCAAGGGCTTCGCCCTCGGGCGGGTGTGAGGAGGCCGCCATGACGATCGACCTGGAATGGATGGCCTGGACGGTGCCGACCGCCATCTTCTTCGGCACCATCGCCGCCTGCCTCGTGGGCCTGACGATCTGGCAGATCGTGTCGCCCTCGATCCCGCGGCGCGGCTTCCTGCCGATGACGACGACGCGCGGCGACCGCTTCTTCATGGCGCTGATGGTGGCGGCGTTCCTCCAGATCGGATGGCTGATGGTGTCCGATCCGGAATCCGCGCTGTGGATACCGCTCGGGGCCGCGGTCGTCGCGGGCGCGGGCATCCTGAGATGGGCATGAGTGCCGCAATCGATGGGATACATCCCATGAAAGCAGCATAACGCGGCGCCCGGCGCCGCCTGACAGAGACACCGCTTTCGCCGAAGCATCCGCTTCGAACCGGAACGGCCGACAACGTTCGGCCGAATGAGACCGCGCGTGCCCGTTCCTGACCGGCCGCACCGGAAAAAACAACACGATCAGGGGAGGAATACCATGTCCAGCCACGCATCCGCCCGCCGCAGGCGACCGGCCTCGCTCCGGGGCCTTCTGTTCGGCACCGCCGCCGCCATCCTCGTCTCCGGAAGCTTCGCGGCCCCGCTTTCCGTCACCCCGGCCTTCGCGCAGGCGCAGTCGACGGAGGCGGCGAAGAAGTGGATCGACAACGAGTTCCAGCCCTCCACCCTGAGCAAGGAGGAACAGCTCAAGGAGATGGAGTGGTTCGCGAAGGCGGCCGAGCCCTATCGCGGCATGCAGATCAACGTGGTGTCGGAGATCATGCCGACCCACGAATATGAATCGAAGGTGCTCGCCAAGGCCTTCGAGGAAATCACCGGCATCAAGGTCAAGCACGACCTGCTGCAGGAAGGCGACGTGATCGAGAAGCTGCAGACGCAGCTTCAGTCGGGCCAGAACGTCTACGACGCCTATGTCAACGATTCCGATCTGATCGGCACCCACTTCCGCTACGGTTTCGTCGACAACCTGACCGACTGGATGGCCGGGCCTGGCAAGGACGTGACGCTGCCGACGCTCGATCTCAAGGACTTCATGGGGCTCAGCTTCGTCACCGCGCCGGACGGAAAAATCTACCAGCTTCCGGACCAGCAGTTCGCCAACCTCTACTGGTTCCGCGCCGACTGGTTCGAACGGGACGACCTGAAGAAGCAGTTCAAGGAGA is a genomic window containing:
- a CDS encoding ABC transporter ATP-binding protein, whose protein sequence is MAEIRIEGVRHSYFPYPSEPSHWALKRVDHVWRDGGAYALLGPSGCGKTSMLNIISGLVQPSEGRILFGGVDMTDVPTERRNIAQVFQFPVIYDTMTVRANLAFPLRNRRVPEAEAKRRVEDVAEMLDLGRLLDRRAASLSAAEKQTISLGRGLVRPDVAAILFDEPLTVIDPQVKFELRRKLKAVHEHLKLTMIYVTHDQNEALTFADTIVIMYDGEVVQVGPPEDLYERPQHSFVGYFIGSPGMNLLPARIEGDRLAFCGQSLAMPSGMGQRLPERASLQLGVRPGAMRLVSPGMDRDALPARVEDVERLGPFSVVDVRLGDALVKVKVADGVPIPADDAGLVLPPDHTLVFADDRLVGALA
- a CDS encoding glycerol-3-phosphate dehydrogenase/oxidase, whose protein sequence is MRPTMKTRAEVLRRLAALGAGDGTVDVLIVGGGINGVGILRDLAAQGVPALLVEQEDFSGGTSAAPSRLIHGGLRYLETGEFALVRESVEERNLLLRNAAHVVKPLRVWVPVQGWFGGLGSALGRVLRLVRTPSRKGAAVVTMGLVVYDWFGKVGRSMPTHRILSRRDALAEVPSLNPSTTVIGEFYDARITHPERLVVELVADAEADCPQAMAVNYLSVSGFADGAVVLTDRIGGAEFRVRPKVVVNAAGPWVDGVDGVLGSRDRLMGGTKGSHLVIRAPGLVGELGDTMLYFETPDHRICLIYRLSGDLFLLGTTDIRTDDPADRVCSEAEIAYLLDVLRTALPGFRPNREDIVFQYAGVRPLPVSSAGATGAISRDHKLHEREPSAGRPFALLTLVGGKWTTYRACAEQIVDVVLRRLHYPRRVDTRTLPVGGGRDFPADEAALGAWVRALAARHGLPDARVRDLAGRYGSGAEAVATAIAAAVTDRPIAGAPTYSAAEIACLARQERVERLGDIVLRRTLMAFEGLACRETLADLAEVVGDALHWSGERREAELQATMTLMATRHGVAMDWARAA
- a CDS encoding carbohydrate ABC transporter permease; translation: MRRRDDRSLSSNALLALYIVFGLLPIYWLIRMSFMSTPDILADFSFFPRNPTLANYRTIFTDPSWYMSYWNSIVFVCLNTIISLSVALPAAYAFSRYRFIGDKHVFFWLFTNRMAPPAVFLLPFFQLYSTFGLIDTHLAVALAHCLFNVPLAVWILEGFMSGIPREIDETAYIDGYSFPRFFTTVFVPLIGSGIGVTAFFCFMFSWIELLIARTLTSVDAKPIVVAMTRTVSASGLDWGLLSAAGTLTIVPGMLVIWFVRNYIAKGFALGRV
- a CDS encoding FGGY-family carbohydrate kinase, with the protein product MAEWLIGIDAGGTMTKAALFDTNGRERACERFPNQMLFPAPGHTERDPDAMWRAAASAVRLLMERTGVAPGEIAGVSTAGYGSGLYVVDRAGDPVRPGIVSTDTRATNLVERWRKDGRFAQHSPRIQQRLWCGHSMTLMAWLAENEPEMVARAHSVLFCKDFLRGRLTGDISSDPTDGGISGLMDNVTRGYPKEVLRDLGLEAWLDKLPPLGPSEAVVGGVTARAAEETGLLVGTPVVRGLVDVTAASIASGITEASRLAVVAGTFSINQTLHRAPRLEHLPFLQSPYPIDGLYLATEGAATSAGNLEWFCKSVLTAGRSPDPGGRSIYDICNEAVGESLERPNDILFLPYLFGGPDGAPAGFLGLSAGHQFGDVVRAIYEGIAFAHKVDIELLLSGRDAAHPQAIRLAGGAARSTIWAQIFADVLELPVELTEGSELGALGVAITASVGLGIHADFRTAIGSMVRVSRRFEPQARRFPALREKYARFKTATAAMSSLWRAPQPALVAA
- a CDS encoding ABC transporter ATP-binding protein: MSILIEGVERRLDGEIHLADINLALTPGRLHVLVGRTGAGKTSLLRVIAGLDRPSAGRVMVNGRDARTIPLNKRKVAFVYQQFVNYPSFTVFENIAAPLRRAGLARAAIDARVRETAALLHIDHLLDRLPAALSGGQQQRVAIARALVKDADVLLLDEPLVNLDYKLREELRSELRAIFRRSGRLVVYTTTEPVEAMQMGGTTILMDEGRIIQEGEAIEVYRRPASLKAAEIFSDPPMNLVPARLDGDRLSLAGVTVPRPAHMAEAAEGPAFVGLRPSQLAIGLEGAPTGIALSGAVTLAEVNGSETFVHIEAGNALWIAERHGVHPTAPGTPVIAAIDPDRLYLFAPAGHLVAVPPTASREAH
- a CDS encoding DUF2160 domain-containing protein is translated as MTIDLEWMAWTVPTAIFFGTIAACLVGLTIWQIVSPSIPRRGFLPMTTTRGDRFFMALMVAAFLQIGWLMVSDPESALWIPLGAAVVAGAGILRWA
- a CDS encoding carbohydrate ABC transporter permease yields the protein MTTKTEDNRAWLLILPVVALVAFSAVLPLMTVVNYSVQDIFGPGNRVFVGTEWFRQVLEDGDIRDAFVRQFAFSALILLIEIPLGVGVALLLPKRGWTSSLAIVVIALPLLIPFNVVGMIWQVFARTDIGLMGAAIEALGIPFSYASNVFDAWFTIVVMDVWHWAPLVALLAFAGLRSIPDAYYQAARIDGASRLAVFRYIELPKMSGVLTIAVLLRFMDSFMIYTEPMVVTGGGPGSSTTFLSINLVKMAVGQFDLGPAAAFSLLYFLVILLFSYIFYTVLQQVSAK